A window from Borrelia sp. P9F1 encodes these proteins:
- a CDS encoding chromate transporter — translation MTLINLFITFFKIGILNFGGGNGITAIINKEIITNKQWITKEEFINIITISRITPGPIATNIATYVGAKIAGVSGAVVATIALITAPLLIITLVTLVLHKISFLKYYLESLRPVIIALWLITVFILLESIFMRIGDSGTEFFKSFSLAALNLIILLVYKKISPAILIISSGILYIFM, via the coding sequence TTGACTTTAATAAATCTGTTTATAACTTTCTTTAAAATAGGAATTCTAAATTTCGGTGGAGGGAATGGAATTACGGCAATAATTAATAAAGAAATAATTACTAATAAGCAATGGATAACAAAGGAAGAATTTATCAATATTATTACAATATCTAGAATTACTCCTGGGCCCATTGCTACCAATATAGCAACATATGTGGGTGCAAAAATTGCCGGAGTTAGTGGTGCCGTCGTTGCCACAATAGCATTAATCACCGCACCGTTACTAATTATTACACTTGTCACACTGGTACTACATAAAATAAGTTTTCTAAAGTATTATCTTGAAAGCTTAAGGCCTGTAATTATAGCATTGTGGTTGATTACCGTATTTATTTTACTTGAAAGTATATTCATGAGAATAGGTGATAGTGGTACAGAATTTTTCAAGAGCTTTTCACTTGCAGCACTAAATTTAATTATTTTATTAGTTTACAAAAAAATTAGCCCTGCAATCCTGATAATATCTAGTGGAATACTATATATTTTTATGTAG
- a CDS encoding glycosyltransferase — MRIAIFTDTYLPDKNGVATSIKQIKEGFEKKGHAVYIFCPNSRRAPLKENNVYRCLSIKLNHKVDARIAFPNKSQIRKVIREYKPEIIHTHSEFTMGKIGKRMALEQNIPIVHTNHTMWDFYLHYLGVLKYLTNPDKIMKNFYSQVHHFIYPSIKARDKYFKLAKQSDYKIIPNGVDRDLFIKHMDMDTTKRKEILNKHGLCENDKIIVFVGRLNKEKNIHLLIEHLRKLLVYNENYKLILIGKGREENEIRRFRQKFELEKQIILIGTVPWEEMYYYYKISDVFASLSKSEVYPMTVIEALTAGIPAVLINDVIYKDVISQGKNGFLIDNYEDIHKYINEIIGDEEKLKAFKKNTEESSSSFSSSFFIEKIEEYYCEIIKSHITNTVC, encoded by the coding sequence ATGAGAATTGCAATATTTACGGACACATATCTTCCAGATAAAAACGGGGTAGCAACGTCTATAAAACAAATTAAGGAAGGTTTCGAAAAAAAAGGACATGCTGTTTACATTTTTTGTCCGAATTCCAGAAGAGCACCTTTAAAGGAAAATAATGTTTACCGTTGTCTGTCAATCAAACTTAATCATAAGGTAGATGCTAGAATAGCCTTCCCAAACAAATCACAAATAAGAAAGGTAATACGTGAATATAAACCTGAAATAATTCATACCCACTCCGAATTCACGATGGGCAAGATTGGGAAAAGAATGGCTTTGGAACAAAATATCCCAATAGTGCACACAAATCATACAATGTGGGATTTTTATCTACATTATTTAGGAGTTTTAAAATATTTAACCAATCCAGACAAAATAATGAAAAATTTTTACTCTCAAGTACATCATTTTATCTATCCATCAATTAAGGCACGGGACAAGTATTTTAAGCTTGCAAAACAGTCCGATTACAAAATAATTCCAAATGGAGTTGACAGAGATCTTTTCATAAAACATATGGATATGGATACAACAAAGCGAAAAGAAATTTTAAACAAACATGGACTATGTGAAAATGATAAAATCATAGTATTTGTTGGCAGGTTAAATAAAGAGAAAAATATACACTTACTAATAGAACACTTAAGAAAACTTTTGGTTTACAACGAAAATTATAAATTAATTCTTATAGGAAAAGGACGAGAAGAAAACGAGATAAGGCGTTTTAGACAGAAGTTTGAACTTGAAAAACAAATAATACTTATTGGAACAGTTCCATGGGAAGAAATGTATTACTACTATAAGATCTCTGATGTCTTTGCAAGCTTATCAAAAAGCGAGGTGTATCCAATGACAGTAATTGAAGCTTTAACCGCTGGAATACCTGCTGTACTTATTAACGATGTAATATATAAAGACGTAATCTCACAAGGTAAAAATGGCTTCTTAATAGACAATTATGAAGATATACACAAATACATTAACGAAATAATAGGAGACGAGGAGAAACTGAAGGCTTTTAAGAAAAACACAGAAGAAAGCTCTTCCTCCTTTTCAAGCTCGTTTTTCATAGAAAAAATTGAAGAGTACTATTGTGAAATAATTAAGAGTCATATTACTAACACAGTTTGTTAA
- a CDS encoding chromate transporter, whose product MKEPREGSYGLFKLFYLVLKITTLTIGGGLLIISELRKKIVNNKKLISEKDFNEILATSNVVPGVTAINFAFLIGKKLKGFRGAILLTIAGILPSIVVITVLAIYVTLDSNNIYLEKFLEGAKISSTILMSIVILEFSKQMLRKSIIKWVTCLGVTYIIYGLRIDITYILLVFLLVCFTTHTIKKRFFQNKAQI is encoded by the coding sequence ATGAAGGAACCAAGAGAGGGGTCATATGGTTTATTTAAGTTATTCTACCTCGTACTTAAAATAACGACACTGACTATCGGGGGAGGCTTGTTAATAATATCTGAACTGAGGAAAAAAATCGTGAATAACAAAAAATTAATATCTGAAAAAGATTTCAATGAAATACTTGCCACATCCAATGTAGTTCCCGGAGTAACTGCCATAAACTTTGCGTTCTTAATTGGGAAAAAGCTTAAAGGCTTTAGGGGGGCAATCTTATTAACTATAGCTGGGATCTTGCCTTCCATAGTCGTAATAACAGTACTAGCAATCTATGTAACTTTAGATTCAAATAACATTTATTTAGAAAAATTTCTTGAGGGGGCAAAAATATCATCAACCATACTAATGTCAATAGTTATACTTGAATTCTCAAAACAAATGCTGAGGAAATCAATAATCAAATGGGTAACATGTTTGGGAGTAACATACATAATATATGGATTACGTATAGACATAACATACATACTGCTAGTCTTCTTACTCGTGTGTTTTACAACACATACAATAAAGAAAAGATTTTTTCAAAACAAGGCTCAAATTTGA
- a CDS encoding RsiV family protein produces the protein MTIKFSAIITVLLLLISCSKSGKDTEKNEISIETKIIKKTDTDQNNNIFHIDAQVPMILGLDLGLENLIKEWKVYKENASLEKKNSKETEHEYFYHSEFEIFKNEDLQITSILYSQYTIEQGAANGITTYHPINLKGNRIIQISDIISKDQLDSLIQVLKEQVKKEIKEFGRSTLNHDLFNNSYEEIFQKNKYYFKNNNVIFFYDPLTISNHASGKIEFTFPINKNTEN, from the coding sequence ATGACGATCAAATTTTCAGCTATCATTACAGTACTTTTGTTGCTTATTTCCTGCTCAAAATCAGGAAAAGATACAGAAAAAAATGAAATCAGTATTGAAACAAAAATTATAAAAAAAACTGACACTGATCAAAATAACAATATCTTTCACATAGATGCCCAGGTTCCAATGATATTAGGATTAGATCTTGGTCTTGAAAACCTTATAAAAGAATGGAAAGTTTATAAGGAAAACGCAAGTTTAGAGAAAAAAAACTCAAAAGAAACTGAGCATGAATATTTTTATCATTCTGAATTTGAAATATTTAAAAATGAAGACCTTCAAATAACATCAATCCTGTACTCACAGTACACAATAGAACAAGGGGCTGCAAATGGAATTACAACGTACCATCCCATCAATCTGAAGGGAAATAGAATAATACAAATATCAGACATCATTTCAAAAGACCAATTAGATTCTTTGATTCAAGTACTGAAAGAACAAGTGAAAAAAGAAATTAAAGAGTTTGGCAGAAGCACTCTCAATCACGACCTATTTAACAATAGCTATGAAGAGATCTTTCAAAAAAACAAATACTACTTTAAAAACAATAATGTAATTTTCTTCTACGACCCACTTACAATAAGCAACCATGCAAGCGGAAAGATCGAATTTACATTTCCAATCAACAAAAACACCGAGAACTAG
- a CDS encoding mechanosensitive ion channel family protein encodes MSDQPITSNVVKEVFVFQNYVNKVIESVIGYGFKILMAVFVWYCLRTIIKKLSKLFFKTLERAKLETKLDSTVFNFLKSLFRVMVDMVLILIILPYLGFSTTSIFAVFGSLSIAIGLAAQGILSNFVSGLIVLNSNFFKIGDYIKCDDVEGQVDDVQIFFTTLKTVDGKVVKVPNSKFTNTSVVNFSTNPKRRISFSFQVPYNTDIGLLKDRIENLAFSLDKELYGIVDPSVVVESYTPYYMVMQVRCFVNTELFWDFQYFIAENIKVVLVNMGIKFPIHIIDFNKLC; translated from the coding sequence ATGAGTGATCAACCAATAACATCTAACGTAGTTAAGGAGGTATTTGTCTTTCAAAACTATGTTAATAAAGTTATTGAGAGCGTAATAGGCTACGGGTTTAAAATTCTTATGGCGGTTTTTGTATGGTATTGCCTAAGGACTATTATTAAGAAATTGAGTAAGTTATTTTTTAAAACTTTAGAAAGAGCAAAGTTGGAGACAAAGCTAGATTCTACTGTTTTTAATTTTTTAAAGTCTCTGTTTAGAGTAATGGTAGATATGGTTTTAATTTTGATCATTTTGCCTTATCTTGGGTTTTCTACAACTTCAATTTTTGCCGTATTTGGATCTTTAAGCATTGCAATTGGGCTTGCTGCTCAGGGAATTTTATCTAATTTTGTTAGTGGTTTAATTGTTCTAAACTCTAATTTTTTTAAAATCGGGGACTACATTAAATGTGATGATGTTGAGGGACAAGTAGACGATGTTCAGATATTTTTTACTACACTCAAGACTGTGGATGGCAAGGTTGTAAAGGTTCCAAATAGTAAATTTACAAACACATCAGTTGTTAATTTTTCTACAAATCCTAAAAGGAGGATTTCTTTTAGCTTCCAGGTGCCCTATAATACAGATATTGGGTTGCTTAAAGATAGAATAGAAAATTTGGCGTTTTCACTGGACAAAGAGCTATATGGCATTGTAGATCCTAGTGTTGTTGTAGAAAGCTATACCCCTTACTACATGGTTATGCAGGTAAGATGTTTTGTAAATACTGAACTTTTCTGGGATTTTCAGTATTTCATAGCAGAAAACATCAAGGTCGTTTTGGTCAACATGGGAATAAAATTCCCCATTCATATTATTGATTTTAACAAACTGTGTTAG
- the holA gene encoding DNA polymerase III subunit delta, whose protein sequence is MQEVYLLLGKEQGLKEAYLEDILKKFSASHGDLAVNKVFLSDLSSVELSELLLTNSFFAKKEVFIVYEAENLKNKKELELIYSTIAKSLNKIVIFVSVENSVSFDPKNSLKLIKKIFYELSNPDKFLFVKKSFFELGVKVTDKAINLMLFMLESDTKILKFYVNSLSLLIKNKTIDEHDVNSWISYVRPENSFSLFESILKKDMESSLVKVKSILDQGEDFVSLLMSLGWQFRKLLKIKIDFQNSGNISVVFKKNKIFSSLEKIYRIGLKNYSDFDIKFVLKAFHKFDLYSRIYGKNLHLNLAYFMVFVLLRRDETILSNFSSKFRCDF, encoded by the coding sequence ATGCAAGAAGTCTACTTGTTATTGGGCAAAGAGCAGGGGTTAAAGGAAGCTTATTTAGAGGATATTTTAAAGAAGTTTAGCGCTTCGCATGGTGATTTGGCGGTGAATAAAGTTTTTCTGTCGGATTTGTCTTCAGTGGAGCTTTCTGAGTTGCTTTTAACTAATTCTTTTTTTGCAAAAAAAGAGGTTTTTATTGTTTATGAAGCTGAGAATTTAAAAAACAAGAAGGAATTAGAATTAATCTATAGTACCATTGCGAAATCTTTAAATAAGATTGTTATTTTTGTGTCCGTTGAAAATTCAGTTAGCTTTGATCCTAAGAATTCTTTGAAGCTAATTAAGAAAATTTTTTATGAGTTATCCAATCCTGATAAGTTTTTGTTCGTGAAGAAAAGTTTTTTTGAGCTTGGTGTGAAAGTTACAGATAAGGCCATAAACTTAATGCTTTTCATGCTGGAATCAGATACTAAAATTTTGAAATTTTATGTAAACTCCCTTTCTCTTCTTATTAAGAATAAAACTATTGATGAACATGATGTGAATTCTTGGATTAGCTATGTGAGACCGGAGAATTCTTTTTCTTTGTTTGAATCAATTTTAAAAAAAGATATGGAGAGTTCTTTAGTTAAGGTTAAATCCATTCTAGATCAAGGAGAAGATTTTGTTAGTTTGTTGATGAGTCTTGGTTGGCAATTTAGGAAGCTTTTAAAGATAAAGATAGATTTTCAAAATTCAGGTAATATCTCAGTTGTTTTTAAGAAAAATAAAATATTTTCCTCGCTAGAGAAAATTTATAGAATAGGACTTAAAAATTATTCAGATTTTGATATTAAATTTGTTTTAAAGGCATTTCATAAGTTTGATTTGTATTCAAGAATTTATGGTAAGAATTTACATTTGAATTTAGCATATTTTATGGTCTTTGTACTATTGAGACGAGATGAGACCATTCTTAGCAATTTTTCTTCTAAATTTAGGTGTGATTTTTAA
- a CDS encoding fibronectin type III domain-containing protein has product MRFVFAFLLFFLCFGCVFSQELKLILDSKEGFKFIQESHNVSFEKDNRGILGIYLDRHRGVLDFSNIDLRLEIEKDSLLEDTSLNYFVDSSNAKISNSFHNISGNSLIFYSSRNTLRLRPITKKAFFYSGNVISDFTIQFWLYRTTSVTGEMIVSWNGYKNVKGAWLDQAIRLESEEGTFVWSFNNVFLNERGDPIKVKIKSDDDFVPKEWHLHTIRYKQKEGLLEYLIDSRPQAVEYVTNDRREGSGYLLSIGNFIDFTLGQYFTGAIENFEIHKSFEEVSNAFFSRDKGYIITEPIRLSKDYSQILSIDFDSMKPKDTEIVYYYRLDNKVFYGTNVRGGGIRKNLTGDWIHFDPKIGFPESSVSKYIQLKVEFYPNGNPLDSPALYSMMLTYIPEAAPFPPVITKAVPSSGEVFIEWVPVISSNILGYYIYIGSSPGNYHGKSGGVLSSPIDVGNKTAFKITGLEDGRLYYISVASYSLDKRVNETSFSKEISVRPMEIFKKYE; this is encoded by the coding sequence ATGAGATTTGTTTTTGCATTTTTGTTGTTTTTTTTGTGTTTTGGTTGCGTTTTTTCGCAAGAGCTTAAGTTAATTCTTGATTCGAAAGAGGGCTTTAAGTTTATTCAGGAATCTCATAATGTTAGCTTTGAGAAGGATAATAGGGGCATTCTTGGAATTTATTTGGATAGACATAGGGGTGTTCTGGATTTTAGTAACATTGATTTGCGGTTGGAAATTGAGAAAGATAGTCTTCTTGAAGATACTTCTTTAAATTATTTTGTTGACTCAAGTAATGCCAAGATTTCAAATTCTTTTCATAACATTTCAGGTAATTCTTTAATTTTTTATTCAAGTAGAAACACTCTTAGGCTTAGGCCAATAACTAAGAAGGCTTTTTTTTATTCAGGCAACGTGATTTCCGATTTTACCATTCAGTTTTGGTTGTACCGTACCACTTCTGTTACCGGAGAAATGATTGTGAGTTGGAATGGATATAAGAATGTCAAGGGCGCTTGGTTGGACCAAGCTATTCGGTTGGAGAGTGAAGAAGGAACTTTTGTTTGGAGCTTTAACAATGTATTTTTGAATGAAAGAGGAGATCCTATTAAGGTTAAGATAAAAAGTGATGACGATTTTGTTCCAAAAGAATGGCATTTACATACCATAAGGTATAAGCAGAAAGAGGGATTGCTCGAATATTTAATAGATTCTAGACCACAAGCTGTAGAGTATGTTACGAACGATAGAAGAGAGGGTTCTGGTTATTTATTAAGTATTGGTAATTTTATTGATTTTACTTTAGGGCAGTATTTTACAGGAGCTATTGAAAATTTTGAAATTCATAAGAGTTTCGAGGAAGTAAGTAATGCTTTTTTCTCAAGAGATAAGGGGTACATTATTACCGAACCGATAAGGTTGTCTAAGGATTATTCTCAAATTCTTTCTATTGATTTTGACAGTATGAAACCTAAAGATACAGAGATTGTTTATTACTATAGGCTAGATAACAAGGTGTTTTATGGGACAAATGTGAGGGGGGGAGGAATCAGGAAGAATTTGACGGGGGATTGGATTCATTTTGACCCTAAGATAGGATTTCCTGAATCTAGTGTGTCAAAATATATACAGCTTAAGGTTGAATTTTATCCTAATGGCAATCCTCTAGATAGCCCAGCTCTTTATAGCATGATGCTTACTTATATACCTGAAGCAGCTCCTTTCCCGCCTGTGATAACAAAAGCTGTTCCAAGTTCGGGAGAGGTATTTATTGAATGGGTTCCTGTCATTAGTAGCAATATTTTGGGTTACTACATTTACATAGGGTCTAGTCCTGGTAATTATCATGGTAAATCTGGGGGTGTGTTGTCGTCTCCTATTGATGTAGGCAATAAAACTGCTTTCAAAATTACAGGACTTGAGGATGGGAGACTTTATTACATTAGTGTTGCTTCTTATAGTTTAGACAAGAGAGTAAATGAAACTTCATTTTCAAAAGAAATTTCCGTAAGGCCTATGGAGATATTTAAAAAGTATGAATAA
- a CDS encoding tetratricopeptide repeat protein, protein MNNGDFERALEFYKKGDFTNALLNLDVFDDNFDSLSLKALIYFRLKDYKALLYILDTYPVLSECRFLIKLLNYGKFEGHVDELNYFENYNLGVFYFGLKKYENSLACFLKASEQNSSLIQAVNNAAVLLEMLNRREDANRSILRAMDIDKDNPLVKLNGWILENNFAFEGAKPLEIEESFCGANLALVVNYLIYHLYVIGEIGSAVKLSERFLTDSSYSKYIWHNRATVLHKIGNMTQATKSYVRAILSFPNIYTIYNMHIATVDLLNFSPRKAIERMVLDYPDMDLVCFYAFLFFLRNRDLEDAYFYMKKLCALKPGIYSEFLKLLEAREDVLIEELLEELAMFLKGNWVLEYLFFIDNSLNLKDPVFVFDYDIRICPYIWKIKDEHIELRVNSNEISITREILLNELGSINTDVSVKEIKDLIGAYRDFSINC, encoded by the coding sequence ATGAATAATGGTGATTTTGAGAGGGCGTTGGAGTTTTATAAGAAGGGCGATTTCACAAATGCTCTTCTCAATTTGGATGTTTTTGACGATAATTTTGATTCTCTATCCCTTAAAGCTCTAATTTATTTTAGACTTAAGGATTATAAGGCACTTTTGTATATTTTAGATACTTATCCTGTTTTGAGTGAGTGTAGATTTTTAATTAAGCTTTTAAATTATGGCAAATTTGAAGGACATGTTGATGAATTGAATTATTTTGAAAATTATAATCTTGGTGTTTTTTATTTTGGACTAAAAAAATACGAAAATTCTCTGGCTTGTTTTTTAAAGGCTAGTGAGCAAAACTCTAGTCTTATTCAAGCTGTTAATAATGCTGCTGTTTTGCTTGAAATGTTAAACAGAAGAGAAGATGCCAATCGTAGTATCCTTAGGGCCATGGATATAGACAAAGATAATCCTCTTGTTAAATTAAATGGATGGATTTTAGAGAACAACTTTGCATTTGAAGGCGCAAAGCCTTTAGAAATTGAGGAGAGTTTTTGCGGAGCTAATCTTGCTCTTGTTGTTAACTATTTAATATACCACCTCTACGTTATAGGAGAGATAGGAAGTGCGGTTAAGCTTTCTGAGAGGTTTTTAACGGACTCTAGTTATTCTAAGTATATTTGGCATAATAGAGCCACCGTTTTGCATAAAATAGGGAACATGACACAGGCTACCAAATCTTACGTGAGAGCTATCTTAAGCTTTCCCAATATTTATACAATATATAATATGCACATAGCTACGGTAGATCTCTTAAATTTTTCTCCTAGGAAAGCTATTGAGAGAATGGTCTTGGATTACCCTGATATGGACTTGGTTTGTTTTTATGCTTTTTTGTTTTTCTTAAGGAACCGTGATCTTGAAGACGCATATTTTTATATGAAAAAGCTTTGCGCACTTAAACCAGGAATTTACTCCGAATTTTTAAAGTTACTTGAGGCTAGGGAAGATGTTTTGATTGAAGAACTTTTAGAAGAGTTGGCAATGTTTTTAAAGGGTAATTGGGTATTAGAGTATTTGTTTTTTATTGATAATTCCTTAAATTTAAAAGATCCTGTTTTTGTGTTCGATTATGATATTAGAATTTGTCCATATATTTGGAAAATTAAGGACGAACACATTGAGCTTAGAGTTAACAGTAATGAAATTTCTATTACTAGAGAGATTTTATTAAATGAGCTTGGGAGCATTAACACTGATGTTTCAGTTAAAGAAATTAAGGATTTAATTGGTGCTTATAGGGATTTTAGCATTAATTGTTAA
- the uvrC gene encoding excinuclease ABC subunit UvrC: MIERLQGLYEKVQRFPTTSGCYKMYSASGRILYIGKAKNLRARVKSYFLERNGHKTKILMRNVERIDIITTNSEYEALLLECNLIKEHKPDYNIKLKDDKGYPMIRITREKYPRVFKTRKIINDRSEYFGPYVNAKNLDLALDLINKTFKTRKCKSKSNTPCLYFHMGQCLGVCYRDDLEEEYGKEINKIRSILSGNISELLDEIERKMKEVIKKEDFEQAIKLKETKKSLIELSQTQIITKINKLSADYVYIYKSATLNVIVILKYRDGKLVEKDINFDESIYEEDELVAEFLVQYYTSVNMIVPNKIYVFKDIETTNITKLISELKNTQPEIIYEESRNTVKIMEMAISNAEIALKEYENEKNKALENLRIILEMKKLPKIIEGFDISHINGHKTVASLVTFFMGKPLKSGYRVYRINSLSNGEIDDFKSIREVVSRRYTKLINENLELPDLILIDGGKGQLSSVYSILKGLKIADKVAICALAKREETIFVPNKTQGINLAEGNPALRVLQNVRDEAHRRANKFNSMLSRKIKLSYSDIEGIGEKLAKNILKTLGTHEDILSLTENEIAEKMSINIELAKKIKKFSEEKHLQNKGL, translated from the coding sequence ATGATCGAACGTTTACAGGGCTTGTATGAGAAAGTACAGAGATTTCCGACTACTAGTGGGTGTTATAAAATGTACTCTGCATCCGGTAGGATACTGTACATTGGGAAAGCAAAAAATTTAAGAGCAAGAGTAAAGAGCTATTTCCTGGAAAGAAATGGCCACAAAACAAAAATACTGATGAGAAATGTAGAAAGAATAGACATAATTACTACAAATAGTGAATATGAGGCTTTACTTTTAGAATGCAATTTGATAAAAGAGCACAAACCGGACTACAACATCAAGTTAAAAGATGATAAGGGATACCCTATGATAAGAATAACTCGCGAAAAGTATCCAAGAGTCTTTAAAACTAGAAAAATAATAAATGACAGAAGTGAGTATTTTGGGCCATATGTTAATGCAAAAAACTTAGATCTAGCACTAGATCTCATTAATAAAACGTTTAAAACTAGAAAATGCAAAAGTAAATCAAACACTCCATGTCTTTACTTTCACATGGGCCAATGTCTTGGAGTGTGTTACAGAGATGACCTTGAAGAAGAATACGGAAAGGAAATAAACAAAATAAGATCAATATTAAGTGGAAACATATCTGAACTTCTAGATGAAATTGAAAGAAAAATGAAAGAGGTAATTAAAAAAGAAGATTTTGAACAAGCAATAAAATTAAAAGAAACTAAAAAATCGTTAATAGAATTAAGTCAAACTCAAATAATTACAAAAATTAACAAGCTGAGCGCAGACTACGTATACATTTACAAATCCGCCACGCTAAATGTTATAGTAATACTTAAATACAGAGACGGAAAATTAGTAGAAAAAGATATCAATTTTGACGAGAGTATATATGAAGAGGACGAACTAGTAGCAGAATTTTTAGTTCAGTACTACACCTCCGTGAACATGATAGTACCCAACAAGATATACGTTTTCAAAGATATTGAGACTACAAATATTACTAAACTAATAAGTGAACTTAAAAACACACAACCTGAGATCATTTATGAAGAGTCTAGAAATACCGTAAAAATAATGGAAATGGCAATTTCTAATGCAGAAATCGCACTAAAAGAATATGAAAATGAGAAGAACAAAGCACTAGAAAATTTAAGAATTATTCTTGAAATGAAAAAACTCCCAAAAATAATTGAGGGATTTGATATTTCCCATATTAATGGACACAAAACAGTAGCATCTTTGGTTACCTTTTTTATGGGGAAACCCCTCAAAAGTGGATATAGAGTTTATAGAATAAATTCATTAAGCAACGGAGAAATTGATGATTTTAAGTCAATAAGAGAGGTTGTATCGAGAAGATATACAAAGCTAATCAATGAAAATTTAGAACTTCCTGATCTAATCTTGATAGACGGAGGTAAAGGGCAATTAAGTTCTGTTTACTCTATATTAAAAGGATTAAAAATTGCAGATAAGGTAGCTATTTGTGCACTAGCAAAAAGAGAAGAAACAATATTTGTACCAAACAAAACACAAGGCATTAACCTTGCAGAAGGGAATCCTGCTCTTAGAGTATTACAAAATGTTCGAGATGAAGCTCACAGGCGAGCAAACAAGTTTAATAGTATGCTAAGCAGGAAGATAAAGTTAAGTTACAGTGACATAGAGGGAATCGGTGAAAAACTTGCAAAAAATATTTTAAAAACACTTGGAACACACGAAGATATATTGTCCTTAACTGAAAATGAAATAGCTGAAAAGATGAGTATTAATATTGAGCTCGCAAAAAAAATAAAAAAATTTTCAGAAGAGAAACACTTACAAAATAAGGGGTTATAA